A single genomic interval of Borrelia duttonii Ly harbors:
- a CDS encoding variable large family protein — MNIEKKGEGKVRVKVVILMVMMMVMMGCNSGGGIKEGEGESSQSKFLKSIIGLRNEFLNVFTSFGDMVGGILGFNAVKSDDKRSKVGEHFKTIGDGLKSTKDKLDALAKDISSTAYADITAVETVIKGTSEIIAKLVTSVTKLAGVVGDTDIGDNAAAAVAADAAGVKTVIDEIKIIVETAINSGVNIGKGITGGEVAAGANTDAPAVLTANAAVGAGAASKLAGEVSKADPWAMIDKIHNAKVVELTQDNNNEAGALATKIGANNYGAKTNADLAAAVALKAMTKSGKFSAAANEAGAVKASAVSAVNKVLGILDVIIKKTVESNLDKIREAVKGIKYSESIGVNSTKSDTIQATTTK; from the coding sequence ATGAATATAGAGAAAAAAGGAGAGGGGAAAGTAAGAGTAAAAGTAGTAATATTAATGGTGATGATGATGGTGATGATGGGATGTAATAGTGGAGGAGGAATAAAGGAAGGAGAGGGAGAGAGTTCTCAGAGTAAATTTTTGAAGTCTATTATTGGTTTAAGGAATGAATTTTTGAATGTTTTTACTTCTTTTGGGGATATGGTTGGAGGAATATTAGGGTTTAATGCTGTTAAGTCGGATGATAAGAGAAGTAAAGTGGGAGAACATTTTAAGACTATTGGAGATGGATTAAAGAGTACTAAGGATAAATTGGATGCTTTAGCTAAAGATATATCTTCTACTGCATATGCTGATATTACAGCGGTTGAGACTGTTATTAAAGGTACTAGTGAAATTATTGCAAAATTAGTAACTTCTGTAACTAAGCTTGCTGGGGTTGTTGGTGATACTGATATAGGTGATAATGCTGCTGCTGCCGTGGCTGCTGATGCGGCTGGGGTTAAGACTGTTATTGATGAGATTAAGATTATAGTTGAGACTGCTATTAATTCTGGAGTAAATATTGGGAAAGGGATTACTGGTGGTGAAGTGGCTGCTGGTGCTAATACTGATGCACCTGCTGTTCTTACTGCCAATGCTGCAGTTGGTGCTGGTGCTGCTTCAAAACTAGCAGGTGAGGTGTCAAAAGCAGATCCATGGGCAATGATTGATAAGATTCATAATGCTAAGGTTGTTGAGCTTACTCAAGATAATAATAATGAGGCTGGTGCGTTAGCTACTAAAATTGGTGCTAATAACTATGGGGCAAAAACTAATGCAGATTTGGCAGCAGCAGTAGCTCTGAAGGCAATGACTAAGAGTGGTAAATTTAGTGCTGCTGCTAATGAAGCTGGAGCAGTTAAAGCATCAGCAGTAAGTGCAGTAAATAAGGTATTAGGGATATTGGATGTAATAATTAAGAAAACAGTAGAAAGTAATTTAGATAAAATAAGAGAAGCAGTCAAGGGAATAAAATACTCTGAGAGTATTGGAGTTAACTCTACTAAATCTGATACTATTCAAGCTACAACCACTAAATAA